In one window of Harpia harpyja isolate bHarHar1 chromosome 11, bHarHar1 primary haplotype, whole genome shotgun sequence DNA:
- the LOC128147643 gene encoding E3 ubiquitin-protein ligase HECTD3-like, with the protein MRAGGEAPHQVLGRLRFLLQCSECFRRARALPAALCYVPREVQYKICKDPAAAAAAAAARSLLSVWDSPGPARGGKRAARATIEVRKGGCLRATGEEYCNGAGLWVKLSKEQLEEYRSGCELEEGWVLVCKHADGGDRLVPVESTERIQRQQQLFGVDYKPVIRWEQVVDLTYSLRLGAKPKPMEQDEAAVEKLRFVPPTWTYECDEDLVHFLYDHIGKEDENLGSVKQYVDSIDVSSYTEDFNVSCLTDSHADTYWESDGSQGQHWVRLNMKKGTIVKKLLLTVDTTDENFMPKRVAVYGGEGDNLKKLNDVGIDESYIGDVCVLEDMTTHLPVIEIRIVECRDDGIDVRLRGIKIKSSRQRDLGLSADMFQLPNLVRYPRLEGTDPDLLYRRAVLIQRFIKLLDSVLHHLVPAWDHTVGTFSKLKHIKQFLLLSKRRTALITQCLKDSETSKPNFMPRLYINRRLAMEHRDNPALDPSCKNAVFTQVYEGLKPSDKFEKPLDYRWPLRYDQWWECKFIAEGIIDQGGGFRDSLADMSEELCPSSADTPVPLPFFVRTSNQGNGTGEARDMYVPNPSCKDFPKYEWIGQIMGAALRGKEFLVLALPGFVWKQLTGEEVSWSKDFPAVDSVLVKLLEVMEVMDKDTFEFKFGNELTYTTVLSDQRMVELIPNGSSTVVRYEDRKEFIRLVQKARLEESKEQITAMQAGLLKVVPQAVLDLLTWQELEKKVCGDPEVTVDALKKLTRFEDFEPLDTRVQYFWEALNNFTNEDRSRFLRFVTGRSRLPARIYIYPDKMGSETTDALPESSTCSSTLFLPNYATAKVCEEKLRYAAYNCVAIDTDMSPWEE; encoded by the exons ATGCGTGCGGGCGGGGAGGCGCCGCACCAGGTGCTGGGCCGGCTGCGGTTCCTGCTGCAGTGCAGCGAGTGCTTCCGCCGCGcccgggcgctgcccgccgcgcTCTGCTACGTGCCGCGGGAGGTGCAGTACAAGATCTGCAaggaccccgccgccgccgccgccgccgccgccgcccgcagcctgCTCAGCGTGTGGGACAGCCCGGGGCCGGCGCGGGGCGGCAAGCGGGCGGCGCGGGCCACCATCGAGGTGCGGAAGGGCGGCTGCCTCCGCGCCACCGGCGAGGAGTACTGCAACGGCGCCGGGCTCTGGGTCAAGCTCAGCAAG gagcagctggaggagtACCGGAGCGGCTGCGAGCTGGAggagggctgggtgctggtgTGCAAGCACGCCGACGGCGGGGACCGGCTGGTGCCGGTGGAGTCCACGGAGCGGAtccagcggcagcagcagctgttcGGGGTGGACTACAAACCCGTCATCAG ATGGGAGCAGGTGGTGGATCTGACGTACTCCCTGCGCCTCGGAGCAAAGCCCAAGCCCATGGAGCAGGATGAGGCCGCAGTAGAGAAGCTTCG GTTTGTGCCCCCAACATGGACTTATGAATGTGACGAAGACCTGGTGCATTTCCTCTATGATCACATTGGGAAGGAGGATGAGAACTTGGGCAGCGTCAAGCAGTATGTGGACAGCATCGATGTGTCATCCTACACG GAGGACTTCAATGTGTCATGCTTGACCGACAGCCATGCCGACACATACTGGGAGAGTGACGGGTCCCAGGGCCAGCACTGGGTGCGGCTCAACATGAAGAAAGGCACCATTGTCAA GAAGCTCCTGCTGACAGTGGATACCACCGATGAGAACTTCATGCCCAAGCGGGTCGCCGTGTATGGGGGCGAGGGGGACAATCTGAAGAAACTGAACGACGTTGGCATTGATGA GAGCTACATTGGGGATGTGTGCGTCCTTGAGGACATGACAACACACCTGCCTGTCATCGAGATACGGATCGTGGAGTGCAGAG ATGATGGGATTGATGTTCGCCTCCGAGGCATCAAAATCAAATCCTCCAGACAGAGGGACTTGGGCCTCAGTGCTGACATGTTCCAGCTGCCCAATTTAGTGCGCTACCCTCGCCTAGAAGGGACAGACCCTGACCTGCTGTACCGACGGGCCGTGCTTATTCAAAG GTTCATCAAGCTCCTGGACAGTGTGCTGCATCACTTGGTGCCAGCCTGGGACCACACTGTTGGCACGTTCAGCAAACTCAAG CATATCAAGCAGTTCTTGCTGCTGTCCAAGAGGCGCACAGCTCTCATTACCCAGTGTCTGAAGGACTCTGAGACCAGCAAGCCCAATTTCATGCCGCGGCTCTATATTAACCGACGCCTGGCTATGGAGCACCGAGACAACCCTGCCCTGGACCCGAGCTGCAAGAACGCTGTCTTCACCCAG GTGTATGAAGGCCTGAAACCCTCAGACAAGTTTGAAAAGCCTCTAGATTATAG GTGGCCGTTGCGTTATGACCAGTGGTGGGAGTGCAAATTCATCGCAGAGGGCATCATTGACCAAG GTGGTGGTTTTCGGGACAGCCTGGCGGACATGTCGGAGGAGCTGTGTCCCAGCTCAGCAGACACCCCCGTGCCTCTGCCCTTCTTTGTGCGCACGTCCAACCAG GGTAATGGCACTGGAGAAGCCCGGGACATGTATGTCCCCAACCCCTCCTGTAAAGACTTCCCAAAGTACGAGTGGATTGGGCAGATCATGGGAGCAGCTCTGAGGGGCAAGGAGTTTCTG GTCCTGGCTCTTCCTGGCTTTGTATGGAAACAATTAACAGGGGAGGAGGTCAGCTGGAGCAAAGACTTCCCTGCCGTGGACTCCGTGCTG GTGAAGCTCCTGGAGGTGATGGAAGTCATGGACAAAGACACCTTTGAGTTCAAATTTGGGAATGAGCTGACCTACACGACAGTCCTGAGTGACCAGCGCATGGTGGAGCTGATCCCCAATGGCAGCAGCACTGTGGTGCGCTACGAGGACCGCAAGGAGTTCATCCGCCTGGTGCAGAAGGCTCGACTGGAGGAGAGCAAGGAGCAG ATCACGGCCATGCAGGCTGGGCTCCTGAAGGTGGTGCCTCAAGCTGTTCTTGACCTCCTCACCTGgcaggagctggaaaaaaaagtctgtggagACCCCGAAGTCACAGTTGATGCCCTGAAGAAGCTCA CCCGGTTTGAGGACTTTGAGCCATTGGACACCCGTGTTCAGTACTTCTGGGAAGCACTCAACAACTTCACCAATG AGGATCGCAGCCGCTTCCTCAGATTTGTCACTGGCAGAAGCCGCCTTCCAGCACGGATCTACATCTATCCAGACAAGATGGG CTCTGAGACAACAGATGCTTTGCCGGAGTcgtccacctgctccagcacccTCTTCTTGCCCAACTATGCCAC AGCCAAGGTATGTGAAGAGAAGTTGCGCTATGCTGCCTATAACTGCGTGGCCATTGACACAGATATGAGTCCGTGGGAAGAGTGA
- the LOC128148434 gene encoding E3 ubiquitin-protein ligase HECTD3-like isoform X1 → MRAGGEAPHQVLGRLRFLLQCSECFRRARALPAALCYVPREVQYKICKDPAAAAAAAARSLLSVWDSPGPARGGKRAARATIEVRKGGCLRATGEEYCNGAGLWVKLSKEQLEEYTSSRDLAEGWLLAQRFGEGGDKLVPVDSVEKIQWQHQTLGVDYKPAVSWEQVVDLTYSMRLGEKPRLAEQDEAAVQKFRSVPPGWSYEHDMELGRFLYDHSERERQRGDCTKEHLSSVEVSSQVEDSSAAHLTDNQTYTFWESNGPPGQHWVRLNMKKGTIVKKLWLMLDGQASSYVPRRVAVYGGAPNRLQHLRTVLINENSFQDVCILRDMKIHLPVLEIRILECRDQGYNVRLRGIKIKSFWEWDLILNADMFQPAQLVRYPLLEGVNTDVLYRRAVVIQRFVQLLDSVLCYLIPLSEDSVGTFNALRSMKPFLLLSKQSTALITHCLQSSESTPPHTLPKLYINRHLAREHRTNPALDPSCRNTVFTQLYEGLRSSKNNQPLDYRWPLSYSQWWECEFITEGIIDNGGGFRDSLSDVSEELCPSSGDVAVPLPFFVRTSNQGNSSSDTRDLYVPNPSCRDFPKYEWIGQLMGAALRSKEFLILALPVLVWKQLAGEEVSWSKDFATVDSELVKLLEVLEGVDREAFEFMFGRELTYTIVRSDQRVVELIPNGSSTVVRYEDRKEFIRLVQKARLEESKEQIAAMRAGLLRVVPQPVLDLLTWQQLEKRVCGDPEITVAELRRFITFEDFPSDDTRIRNFLEALNNFTSEDLSRFLKFVTGRSRLPVQITVYPERENLNTLDLMPQASTCSCSFFLPNYSSAKACEELLRYAVYNCMSIDTDKNPWDE, encoded by the exons ATGCGTGCGGGCGGGGAGGCGCCGCACCAGGTGCTGGGCCGGCTGCGGTTCCTGCTGCAGTGCAGCGAGTGCTTCCGCCGCGcccgggcgctgcccgccgcgcTCTGCTACGTGCCGCGGGAGGTGCAGTACAAGATCTGCAaggaccccgccgccgccgccgccgccgccgcccgcagcctgCTCAGCGTGTGGGACAGCCCGGGGCCGGCGCGGGGCGGCAAGCGGGCGGCGCGGGCCACCATCGAGGTGCGGAAGGGCGGCTGCCTCCGCGCCACCGGCGAGGAGTACTGCAACGGCGCCGGGCTCTGGGTCAAGCTCAGCAAG gagcagctggaggagtACACGAGCAGCCGTGACCTGGCCGAGGGCTGGCTCCTGGCGCAGAGGTTTGGCGAGGGAGGAGACAAGTTGGTCCCGGTCGACTCCGTGGAGAAGATCCAGTGGCAGCACCAAACGCTCGGGGTCGATTATAAACCCGCGGTCAG ctgggaaCAAGTGGTGGACCTGACCTACTCCATGCGCCTGGGAGAGAAGCCCAGACTCGCAGAGCAGGATGAGGCCGCGGTGCAGAAGTTTCG GTCTGTGCCCCCGGGCTGGAGCTACGAGCATGACATGGAGCTGGGGCGCTTCTTGTATGATCACAGCGAGAGGGAACGGCAGCGTGGGGACTGCACCAAGGAGCATCTCAGCAGTGTCGAGGTCTCCTCGCAAGTG GAGGATAGCAGCGCAGCCCATCTGACGGACAACCAGACATACACCTTCTGGGAGAGCAACGGGCCCCCGGGGCAGCACTGGGTGCGGCTCAACATGAAGAAAGGCACCATTGTCAA GAAGCTGTGGCTGATGCTGGACGGGCAGGCCAGCTCCTATGTACCCAGGCGGGTGGCTGTGTATGGGGGGGCACCGAACAGGCTGCAGCACCTGAGAACAGTCCTAATTAATGA GAACAGCTTCCAGGACGTCTGCATCCTCCGCGACATGAAGATCCACCTGCCGGTGCTGGAGATCCGCATCCTGGAGTGCCGGG ACCAAGGGTACAATGTCCGCCTGCGAGGGATTAAGATCAAATCCTTCTGGGAGTGGGACCTGATCCTCAATGCTGACATGTTCCAGCCAGCCCAGCTGGTGCGCTACCCTCTCCTGGAAGGGGTGAACACTGACGTGCTGTACCGGCGGGCTGTGGTCATTCAGAG GTTTGTCCAGCTCCTGGACAGTGTCCTGTGTTACCTGATCCCCCTCTCTGAGGACAGTGTTGGCACCTTCAATGCACTCAGG AGCATGAAGCCATTCCTGCTGCTGTCCAAGCAGAGCACAGCCCTCATCACCCACTGTCTCCAGTCCTCGGAGAGCACCCCGCCTCACACCCTGCCAAAGCTGTACATCAACCGGCACCTGGCCCGGGAGCACCGCACCAATCCCGCACTGGACCCCAGCTGCAGGAACACCGTCTTCACCCAG CTGTACGAAGGGCTCAGATCTTCCAAGAACAATCAGCCCCTGGACTACAG GTGGCCCCTGAGCTACAGCCAGTGGTGGGAGTGCGAGTTCATCACTGAGGGCATCATTGACAATG GCGGTGGTTTTCGGGACAGCCTGTCGGATGTTTCGGAGGAGCTGTGTCCCAGCTCAGGCGATGTCGCTGTGCCCCTACCCTTCTTTGTGCGCACCTCCAATCAG GGTAACAGCAGCAGCGACACCAGGGACTTGTACGTCCCCAACCCCTCCTGCAGGGACTTCCCCAAGTATGAGTGGATCGGGCAGCTGAtgggagcagccctgaggagcaAGGAGTTTCTG ATCCTCGCTCTGCCAGTGCTGGTGTGGAAgcagctggcaggggaggaggtcAGCTGGAGCAAGGACTTTGCCACCGTGGACTCGGAGCtg GTGaagctgctggaggtgctggaggggGTGGACAGGGAAGCCTTTGAGTTCATGTTTGGCAGAGAGCTGACCTACACGATAGTGCGGAGTGACCAGCGCGTGGTGGAGCTGATCCCCAATGGCAGCAGCACTGTGGTGCGCTATGAGGACCGCAAGGAGTTCATCCGCCTGGTGCAGAAGGCTCGGCTGGAGGAGAGCAAGGAGCAG ATCGCAGCCATGCGTGCTGGGTTGCTCCGTGTGGTACCTCAGCCTGTGCTGGACCTGCTCacctggcagcagctggagaagagagtCTGTGGGGACCCTGAGATCACAGTGGCTGAACTGCGGAGGTTTA TCACGTTTGAGGACTTTCCCTCTGATGACACCCGTATCCGGAACTTCTTGGAGGCGCTCAATAACTTCACCAGTG AGGATCTCAGCCGCTTCCTCAAGTTCGTCACTGGCCGGAGCCGCCTCCC
- the UROD gene encoding uroporphyrinogen decarboxylase, producing the protein MAAPVPSTGERGAGQDGGVRRGGTTARWRRRRGGTGAGRDGAGRGGAERAASGGNGGAGERRSRMEGGERLLPKGFPKLKNDTFLRAARGEETEHTPVWCMRQAGRYLPEFRETRAAQDFFATCRSPKLCCELTLQPLRRFPLDAAIIFSDILVVPQALGMEVVMVPGKGPTFTEPLKEVEDLLKLRQKVDVTAELGYVFQAITLTRHSLEGRVPLIGFSGAPWTLMSYMIEGGGSTTMAKAKSWLYRHPEASHRLLRLLADVITDYLVGQVAAGAQALQLFESHAGHLGPEQFQDFALPYIRDISQAVKSKLKEEALPLVPMIIFAKDAHYALRDLACAGYEVVGLDWTIRPQEARAQTGKDVTLQGNLDPCALYAPKEKIGELVKKMLEGFGTQRYIANLGHGLYPDMNPEHVGAFVEAVHAHSRHINKHS; encoded by the exons atggcggcgcccgtACCGAGTACGGGGGAGCGAGGAGCGGGGCAAGATGGCGGCGTACGGAGAGGCGGGACTACGGCAAGatggcggcgccggcggggcgggacgggggcgggacgggacggggcggggcggggcggagcggagcgggccgcGTCGGGAGGCAACGGAGGGGCCGGGGAGCGGCGCAGCAGGATGGAGGGCGGCGAGCGGCTCCT CCCCAAGGGCTTCCCCAAGCTGAAGAACGACACGTTTCTGCGAGCGGCGCGCGGGGAGGAGACGGAGCACACCCCGGTGTGGTGCATGCGGCAGGCAGGGCGCTACCTGCCCG AGTTCCGGGAGACCCGGGCGGCGCAGGATTTCTTTGCCACTTGCCGGAGCCCCAAACTCTGCTGTGAGCTGACACTGCAG CCGCTCAGACGATTTCCCCTGGATGCTGCCATCATCTTCTCCGACATCTTGGTGGTGCCCCAG gcACTGGGCATGGAGGTTGTCATGGTCCCGGGTAAAGGACCCACTTTCACAGAGCCCCTGAAGGAGGTGGAGGATCTGCTGAAACTGCGACAGAAGGTGGATGTGACTGCAGAGCTGGGTTACGTCTTCCAGGCCATCACGCTGACACGACATAGCCTGGAGGGCAGGGTGCCCCTCATCGGCTTTTCCGGGGCGCCT TGGACGCTCATGTCCTACATGATTGAAGGTGGCGGCTCCACTACAATGGCCAAGGCCAAGAGCTGGCTCTACCGTCACCCCGAGGCAAGCCACAGACTGTTGCGGCTGCTGGCCGATGTCATCACTGACTACCTGGTGGGGCAAGTGGCTGCTGGAGCGCAG GCGCTCCAGCTGTTTGAGTCCCATGCGGGGCACCTGGGCCCCGAGCAGTTTCAGGACTTCGCCCTGCCTTACATCCGAGACATCTCCCAAGCTGTCAAGAGCAAGCTGAAGGAGGAGGCGCTGCCCCTGGTGCCCATG atcATCTTTGCGAAGGATGCGCACTACGCGCTGCGCGACCTGGCCTGTGCCGGTTACGAGGTGGTTGGTCTTGACTGGACCATCCGGCCCCAGGAAGCTCG tgCACAGACAGGGAAAGATGTTACCCTGCAAGGGAACCTGGATCCCTGCGCTCTCTATGCACCCAAG GAGAAGATTGGTGAGCTGGTGAAGAAGATGCTGGAGGGTTTCGGGACCCAACGCTACATCGCCAACCTGGGCCACGGCCTCTACCCTGACATGAACCCCGAGCACGTGGGTGCCTTCGTGGAGGCTGTGCATGCTCATTCCCGCCACATTAACAAGCACAGCTGA
- the LOC128148434 gene encoding E3 ubiquitin-protein ligase HECTD3-like isoform X2, translated as MRAGGEAPHQVLGRLRFLLQCSECFRRARALPAALCYVPREVQYKICKDPAAAAAAAARSLLSVWDSPGPARGGKRAARATIEVRKGGCLRATGEEYCNGAGLWVKLSKEQLEEYTSSRDLAEGWLLAQRFGEGGDKLVPVDSVEKIQWQHQTLGVDYKPAVSWEQVVDLTYSMRLGEKPRLAEQDEAAVQKFRSVPPGWSYEHDMELGRFLYDHSERERQRGDCTKEHLSSVEVSSQVEDSSAAHLTDNQTYTFWESNGPPGQHWVRLNMKKGTIVKKLWLMLDGQASSYVPRRVAVYGGAPNRLQHLRTVLINENSFQDVCILRDMKIHLPVLEIRILECRDQGYNVRLRGIKIKSFWEWDLILNADMFQPAQLVRYPLLEGVNTDVLYRRAVVIQRFVQLLDSVLCYLIPLSEDSVGTFNALRSMKPFLLLSKQSTALITHCLQSSESTPPHTLPKLYINRHLAREHRTNPALDPSCRNTVFTQLYEGLRSSKNNQPLDYRWPLSYSQWWECEFITEGIIDNGGGFRDSLSDVSEELCPSSGDVAVPLPFFVRTSNQGNSSSDTRDLYVPNPSCRDFPKYEWIGQLMGAALRSKEFLILALPVLVWKQLAGEEVSWSKDFATVDSELVKLLEVLEGVDREAFEFMFGRELTYTIVRSDQRVVELIPNGSSTVVRYEDRKEFIRLVQKARLEESKEQSRLRTFPLMTPVSGTSWRRSITSPVLEHIGPDATGLHVLLQLLLAQLFLGQGL; from the exons ATGCGTGCGGGCGGGGAGGCGCCGCACCAGGTGCTGGGCCGGCTGCGGTTCCTGCTGCAGTGCAGCGAGTGCTTCCGCCGCGcccgggcgctgcccgccgcgcTCTGCTACGTGCCGCGGGAGGTGCAGTACAAGATCTGCAaggaccccgccgccgccgccgccgccgccgcccgcagcctgCTCAGCGTGTGGGACAGCCCGGGGCCGGCGCGGGGCGGCAAGCGGGCGGCGCGGGCCACCATCGAGGTGCGGAAGGGCGGCTGCCTCCGCGCCACCGGCGAGGAGTACTGCAACGGCGCCGGGCTCTGGGTCAAGCTCAGCAAG gagcagctggaggagtACACGAGCAGCCGTGACCTGGCCGAGGGCTGGCTCCTGGCGCAGAGGTTTGGCGAGGGAGGAGACAAGTTGGTCCCGGTCGACTCCGTGGAGAAGATCCAGTGGCAGCACCAAACGCTCGGGGTCGATTATAAACCCGCGGTCAG ctgggaaCAAGTGGTGGACCTGACCTACTCCATGCGCCTGGGAGAGAAGCCCAGACTCGCAGAGCAGGATGAGGCCGCGGTGCAGAAGTTTCG GTCTGTGCCCCCGGGCTGGAGCTACGAGCATGACATGGAGCTGGGGCGCTTCTTGTATGATCACAGCGAGAGGGAACGGCAGCGTGGGGACTGCACCAAGGAGCATCTCAGCAGTGTCGAGGTCTCCTCGCAAGTG GAGGATAGCAGCGCAGCCCATCTGACGGACAACCAGACATACACCTTCTGGGAGAGCAACGGGCCCCCGGGGCAGCACTGGGTGCGGCTCAACATGAAGAAAGGCACCATTGTCAA GAAGCTGTGGCTGATGCTGGACGGGCAGGCCAGCTCCTATGTACCCAGGCGGGTGGCTGTGTATGGGGGGGCACCGAACAGGCTGCAGCACCTGAGAACAGTCCTAATTAATGA GAACAGCTTCCAGGACGTCTGCATCCTCCGCGACATGAAGATCCACCTGCCGGTGCTGGAGATCCGCATCCTGGAGTGCCGGG ACCAAGGGTACAATGTCCGCCTGCGAGGGATTAAGATCAAATCCTTCTGGGAGTGGGACCTGATCCTCAATGCTGACATGTTCCAGCCAGCCCAGCTGGTGCGCTACCCTCTCCTGGAAGGGGTGAACACTGACGTGCTGTACCGGCGGGCTGTGGTCATTCAGAG GTTTGTCCAGCTCCTGGACAGTGTCCTGTGTTACCTGATCCCCCTCTCTGAGGACAGTGTTGGCACCTTCAATGCACTCAGG AGCATGAAGCCATTCCTGCTGCTGTCCAAGCAGAGCACAGCCCTCATCACCCACTGTCTCCAGTCCTCGGAGAGCACCCCGCCTCACACCCTGCCAAAGCTGTACATCAACCGGCACCTGGCCCGGGAGCACCGCACCAATCCCGCACTGGACCCCAGCTGCAGGAACACCGTCTTCACCCAG CTGTACGAAGGGCTCAGATCTTCCAAGAACAATCAGCCCCTGGACTACAG GTGGCCCCTGAGCTACAGCCAGTGGTGGGAGTGCGAGTTCATCACTGAGGGCATCATTGACAATG GCGGTGGTTTTCGGGACAGCCTGTCGGATGTTTCGGAGGAGCTGTGTCCCAGCTCAGGCGATGTCGCTGTGCCCCTACCCTTCTTTGTGCGCACCTCCAATCAG GGTAACAGCAGCAGCGACACCAGGGACTTGTACGTCCCCAACCCCTCCTGCAGGGACTTCCCCAAGTATGAGTGGATCGGGCAGCTGAtgggagcagccctgaggagcaAGGAGTTTCTG ATCCTCGCTCTGCCAGTGCTGGTGTGGAAgcagctggcaggggaggaggtcAGCTGGAGCAAGGACTTTGCCACCGTGGACTCGGAGCtg GTGaagctgctggaggtgctggaggggGTGGACAGGGAAGCCTTTGAGTTCATGTTTGGCAGAGAGCTGACCTACACGATAGTGCGGAGTGACCAGCGCGTGGTGGAGCTGATCCCCAATGGCAGCAGCACTGTGGTGCGCTATGAGGACCGCAAGGAGTTCATCCGCCTGGTGCAGAAGGCTCGGCTGGAGGAGAGCAAGGAGCAG TCACGTTTGAGGACTTTCCCTCTGATGACACCCGTATCCGGAACTTCTTGGAGGCGCTCAATAACTTCACCAGTG